In a single window of the Zea mays cultivar B73 chromosome 5, Zm-B73-REFERENCE-NAM-5.0, whole genome shotgun sequence genome:
- the LOC103626473 gene encoding probable serine/threonine-protein kinase PIX13 isoform X2 has translation MSASRRTSSSATTGKLSTLSSASTFMPSTVSGGDDDDDDPVGQILESPNLKIYTFAELKSATRNFRPETVLGEGGFGKVYKGWVDEKTMNPSKASTGVMVAVKKLNPESVQGMEQWQSEVNFLGRISHPNLVRLLGYSMDDNELLLVYEFMAKGSLENHLFRRGAVYEPLPWSLRLKILIGAARGLAFLHSSERQIIYRDFKASNILLDSHFNAKLSDFGLAKHGPDGGESHVTTRVMGTYGYAAPEYVSTGHLYVKSDVYGFGVVLLEMISGLRALDPSREREKVNLVNWARPLLSDRRKLSQLMDGGLEGQYNPKAALLAAQLTLRCLNGDPKRRPSMKEVVEALEKIESSAKGRMAREPRNSSRRGLVQSPRGDSARNNSSSRGR, from the exons ATGTCCGCGTCGAGGAGGACTAGTAGCTCTGCCACCACGGGGAAGCTGTCAACGCTTAGCAGCGCCAGCACCTTCATGCCATCCACGGTTagtggcggcgacgacgacgacgatgacccaGTGGGCCAGATCCTCGAGTCCCCAAACCTCAAGATATACACCTTCGCGGAGCTCAAGAGCGCCACCAGGAACTTCAGGCCGGAGACGGTGCTCGGGGAGGGCGGGTTCGGCAAGGTGTACAAGGGCTGGGTCGATGAGAAGACCATGAACCCATCCAAGGCTAGCACTGGCGTCATGGTCGCCGTcaagaagctcaatcctgagagtgTGCAGGGGATGGAACAATGGCAG TCTGAAGTCAATTTCCTCGGGAGGATTTCGCACCCCAATCTCGTCAGACTCCTGGGCTACTCCATGGACGACAACGAGCTACTGCTCGTGTACGAGTTCATGGCGAAGGGGAGCTTGGAGAACCACCTGTTCCGAA GAGGGGCGGTCTACGAGCCGCTGCCCTGGAGCCTGAGGCTGAAGATCCTCATCGGTGCAGCTCGTGGCCTCGCGTTCCTTCATTCGTCAGAGAGGCAGATCATCTACAGGGACTTCAAGGCTTCCAACATCTTACTGGATTCG CACTTCAACGCGAAGCTCTCGGATTTCGGATTGGCCAAGCATGGTCCAGACGGCGGGGAGTCTCATGTGACAACAAGAGTCATGGGGACCTATGGCTATGCAGCTCCAGAGTACGTTTCTACCG GCCACCTGTACGTGAAGAGCGACGTGTACGGCTTCGGCGTCGTGCTGCTGGAGATGATCTCCGGCCTGAGGGCGCTGGACCCGAGCCGCGAGCGCGAGAAGGTGAACCTGGTGAACTGGGCGAGGCCGTTGCTGTCCGACCGGAGGAAGCTTAGCCAGCTGATGGACGGCGGGCTGGAGGGGCAGTACAACCCCAAAGCCGCCCTCCTGGCCGCCCAGCTGACCCTCAGGTGCCTCAACGGCGACCCCAAGAGACGGCCGTCCATGAAGGAGGTGGTGGAGGCGCTGGAGAAGATCGAGTCGTCGGCGAAGGGCAGGATGGCGAGGGAGCCCCGGAACAGCTCGCGCCGTGGCCTGGTGCAGTCCCCTAGGGGTGACAGCGCTAGGAACAACTCCAGCTCCAGGGGCAGGTAG
- the LOC103626473 gene encoding probable serine/threonine-protein kinase PIX13 isoform X1 yields the protein MGNCASAIDAFVQRGNRASPAATAGMSASRRTSSSATTGKLSTLSSASTFMPSTVSGGDDDDDDPVGQILESPNLKIYTFAELKSATRNFRPETVLGEGGFGKVYKGWVDEKTMNPSKASTGVMVAVKKLNPESVQGMEQWQSEVNFLGRISHPNLVRLLGYSMDDNELLLVYEFMAKGSLENHLFRRGAVYEPLPWSLRLKILIGAARGLAFLHSSERQIIYRDFKASNILLDSHFNAKLSDFGLAKHGPDGGESHVTTRVMGTYGYAAPEYVSTGHLYVKSDVYGFGVVLLEMISGLRALDPSREREKVNLVNWARPLLSDRRKLSQLMDGGLEGQYNPKAALLAAQLTLRCLNGDPKRRPSMKEVVEALEKIESSAKGRMAREPRNSSRRGLVQSPRGDSARNNSSSRGR from the exons ATGGGGAACTGCGCCAGCGCCATCGACGCCTTCGTCCAGCGCGGCAACAGGGCGTCGCCGGCCGCTACTGCTG GAATGTCCGCGTCGAGGAGGACTAGTAGCTCTGCCACCACGGGGAAGCTGTCAACGCTTAGCAGCGCCAGCACCTTCATGCCATCCACGGTTagtggcggcgacgacgacgacgatgacccaGTGGGCCAGATCCTCGAGTCCCCAAACCTCAAGATATACACCTTCGCGGAGCTCAAGAGCGCCACCAGGAACTTCAGGCCGGAGACGGTGCTCGGGGAGGGCGGGTTCGGCAAGGTGTACAAGGGCTGGGTCGATGAGAAGACCATGAACCCATCCAAGGCTAGCACTGGCGTCATGGTCGCCGTcaagaagctcaatcctgagagtgTGCAGGGGATGGAACAATGGCAG TCTGAAGTCAATTTCCTCGGGAGGATTTCGCACCCCAATCTCGTCAGACTCCTGGGCTACTCCATGGACGACAACGAGCTACTGCTCGTGTACGAGTTCATGGCGAAGGGGAGCTTGGAGAACCACCTGTTCCGAA GAGGGGCGGTCTACGAGCCGCTGCCCTGGAGCCTGAGGCTGAAGATCCTCATCGGTGCAGCTCGTGGCCTCGCGTTCCTTCATTCGTCAGAGAGGCAGATCATCTACAGGGACTTCAAGGCTTCCAACATCTTACTGGATTCG CACTTCAACGCGAAGCTCTCGGATTTCGGATTGGCCAAGCATGGTCCAGACGGCGGGGAGTCTCATGTGACAACAAGAGTCATGGGGACCTATGGCTATGCAGCTCCAGAGTACGTTTCTACCG GCCACCTGTACGTGAAGAGCGACGTGTACGGCTTCGGCGTCGTGCTGCTGGAGATGATCTCCGGCCTGAGGGCGCTGGACCCGAGCCGCGAGCGCGAGAAGGTGAACCTGGTGAACTGGGCGAGGCCGTTGCTGTCCGACCGGAGGAAGCTTAGCCAGCTGATGGACGGCGGGCTGGAGGGGCAGTACAACCCCAAAGCCGCCCTCCTGGCCGCCCAGCTGACCCTCAGGTGCCTCAACGGCGACCCCAAGAGACGGCCGTCCATGAAGGAGGTGGTGGAGGCGCTGGAGAAGATCGAGTCGTCGGCGAAGGGCAGGATGGCGAGGGAGCCCCGGAACAGCTCGCGCCGTGGCCTGGTGCAGTCCCCTAGGGGTGACAGCGCTAGGAACAACTCCAGCTCCAGGGGCAGGTAG